One genomic segment of Blastopirellula marina includes these proteins:
- a CDS encoding sulfatase-like hydrolase/transferase codes for MSLFATWGTSVKHLIIAAVVFLSFTGALRAAELPNVVILYADDMGFGDLGANNPDSKIPTPNLDRLAREGLRLTDGHSSSGICTPSRYALLTGRYHWRKFHGIVQAFGPPVLDKEELTLPEILKEKGYKTACIGKWHLGWNWEDILRPDADIKANRGNRVIQPEAFDWSQPISGGPTSHGFDEYFGDDVPNFPPYAWFKNDRVVGEPSVMLTETPKTPEGSWSARPGPAVKDWDFWAVVPALADKAVDWIASQKGKPEPFFLYVPFNSPHSPIVPTEEFVGSSQAGPFGDFVHMTDAMAGKILAALKENGFEDNTLVIFTADNGAENYAYERVKNFGHWSSAPFRGVKRDLYEGGHHVPFIVKWPGKIKLGSTSDALTSQVDLMGTIAAIVDYQLPKDTAHDSYNQLAAWTSNEASPRNTIVHNTAAKAYAIRDGKWLLVDAKSGSQNRIPEWFDQQRGYQKDNLPGELYNLESDPAQKKNLYESKPELVQQLKQKLKTIQANGQVR; via the coding sequence ATGTCGTTGTTCGCTACGTGGGGGACTAGCGTGAAACACTTAATCATCGCCGCTGTTGTTTTTCTCAGTTTCACCGGGGCACTCCGTGCGGCTGAATTGCCCAACGTTGTCATTCTGTATGCAGATGACATGGGATTTGGTGACCTCGGTGCCAATAATCCTGATTCCAAGATTCCCACACCCAACCTAGATCGTCTGGCAAGGGAAGGTTTGCGATTGACCGATGGGCACAGTTCGTCGGGGATCTGCACACCAAGTCGCTATGCCCTTTTAACGGGTCGATATCATTGGCGGAAATTCCACGGGATCGTTCAAGCATTTGGTCCACCGGTTCTCGACAAGGAAGAACTAACGCTGCCCGAAATCCTGAAGGAAAAGGGATACAAGACGGCATGCATTGGCAAGTGGCATTTAGGCTGGAACTGGGAGGATATCCTTCGCCCTGATGCTGATATAAAGGCGAATCGTGGCAATCGAGTCATCCAACCGGAAGCATTCGACTGGTCGCAGCCGATCTCCGGAGGACCAACGTCGCATGGGTTCGACGAATACTTCGGAGACGATGTCCCCAACTTTCCACCCTATGCCTGGTTCAAGAACGATCGAGTCGTTGGCGAGCCCTCGGTAATGCTGACCGAAACTCCCAAGACACCAGAGGGAAGCTGGAGCGCAAGACCTGGCCCTGCAGTCAAGGATTGGGACTTCTGGGCGGTTGTCCCTGCCCTGGCCGATAAAGCCGTCGATTGGATTGCCAGCCAGAAAGGGAAACCAGAACCATTCTTCTTATACGTTCCATTCAACTCGCCACATTCGCCGATTGTTCCAACCGAAGAGTTCGTCGGCAGTTCCCAGGCCGGCCCCTTTGGTGACTTCGTCCATATGACAGATGCCATGGCCGGGAAGATCCTGGCTGCCCTTAAAGAAAACGGATTCGAAGATAACACGCTCGTTATCTTCACCGCCGATAATGGGGCCGAGAATTACGCATACGAGCGAGTAAAAAACTTCGGCCACTGGAGCTCTGCTCCGTTTCGTGGTGTGAAACGGGATCTTTATGAAGGGGGGCACCATGTCCCGTTCATCGTGAAGTGGCCAGGCAAAATCAAACTAGGCAGCACTAGCGATGCGCTGACCAGCCAAGTCGATCTGATGGGCACAATCGCGGCTATTGTCGACTATCAATTACCCAAAGACACTGCCCACGACAGCTATAACCAACTAGCCGCTTGGACCTCGAATGAAGCTAGCCCGCGCAATACGATCGTTCATAATACGGCCGCCAAGGCGTATGCGATCCGTGATGGTAAGTGGCTGCTCGTCGATGCCAAATCAGGCTCTCAAAACCGAATTCCCGAATGGTTCGACCAGCAGCGAGGCTATCAAAAGGATAACCTGCCCGGCGAATTATACAATTTGGAGAGTGATCCGGCTCAAAAGAAGAATCTTTACGAAAGCAAGCCGGAACTCGTGCAACAATTGAAACAGAAACTGAAGACGATCCAAGCAAACGGTCAGGTACGCTAA